Proteins encoded by one window of Kribbella italica:
- a CDS encoding alpha/beta fold hydrolase, with product MFAHAVDGSRIAYQLQEGASGNGPALLLLAGQSNTHHWWDPVRADFARTTITLDYRGTGDSDKPDEIYSTPGFAEDAVAVLDQLGLDQVDVYGTSMGGRVAQWLAILHPERVRGLVLGCTSPGRSHGFERSQEIRRALSVRDQAQRDAVLIDLMYTPEWVAENPGPYPVLGDPAMPAYAKGRHLVASNNHDAWDGLDTIQAPTLILHGTDDIFSPAANAEVLADRIPNARAELLPGARHAYFHEFRTTASPLVTDFLAGL from the coding sequence ATGTTCGCGCACGCTGTCGACGGGTCCCGGATCGCGTACCAGCTGCAGGAAGGCGCCTCGGGCAACGGACCGGCCCTGCTGCTGCTCGCGGGGCAGTCGAACACCCACCACTGGTGGGACCCGGTCCGCGCGGACTTCGCCCGTACGACGATCACGCTGGACTACCGCGGTACAGGCGACAGCGACAAGCCCGACGAGATCTACAGCACGCCCGGTTTCGCGGAGGACGCCGTCGCCGTACTGGATCAGCTCGGGCTCGATCAGGTCGACGTCTACGGGACGTCGATGGGCGGGCGGGTCGCGCAGTGGCTGGCGATCCTGCATCCGGAGCGCGTGCGCGGGCTGGTCCTGGGCTGTACGTCGCCAGGCCGGTCTCATGGCTTCGAACGGAGCCAGGAGATCCGGAGAGCGCTCTCGGTGCGGGATCAGGCGCAGCGGGACGCGGTCCTGATCGACCTGATGTACACCCCGGAGTGGGTCGCGGAGAACCCCGGGCCGTACCCGGTCCTCGGCGACCCGGCCATGCCGGCGTACGCGAAAGGCCGGCACCTGGTCGCGAGCAACAACCACGACGCGTGGGACGGCCTCGACACGATCCAGGCGCCGACCCTGATCCTGCACGGTACCGACGACATCTTCAGCCCGGCGGCCAACGCCGAGGTCCTCGCCGACCGCATCCCGAACGCCCGGGCCGAGCTGCTCCCGGGCGCGCGGCACGCGTACTTCCACGAGTTCCGTACGACGGCGAGCCCACTGGTCACCGACTTCCTCGCGGGGCTCTAG
- a CDS encoding NAD(P)H-binding protein, protein MRVVIAGGHGQIALRLTKLLAGAGHQVVGLVRNPAHEADVAAAGGEIALLDLEQADVDAVAKVLSGADVAIFAAGAGAGSGNARKDTVDRGAAALFAEASERAGVRRHVQVGSMGVDKIAELDPEEGFTIYLKAKLAAEDDLRARDLDWTVLRPGHLTDDAGTDRVLLADHTGNGRVTRDDVAAVLAGLCETPAAIGRTLELIAGETSVADALRGL, encoded by the coding sequence ATGCGAGTCGTGATAGCGGGTGGACACGGGCAGATCGCGTTGCGCTTGACCAAGCTCCTGGCCGGTGCCGGGCACCAGGTCGTGGGCCTGGTCCGCAACCCGGCGCACGAGGCGGACGTCGCCGCGGCCGGCGGCGAGATCGCGCTGCTGGATCTCGAGCAGGCCGACGTGGACGCCGTCGCGAAGGTGCTCAGCGGCGCGGACGTCGCGATCTTCGCGGCCGGCGCGGGTGCGGGCAGCGGCAACGCGCGCAAGGACACCGTCGACCGCGGGGCGGCGGCGCTGTTCGCCGAGGCCTCCGAGCGGGCCGGCGTACGGCGGCACGTGCAGGTCGGTTCGATGGGCGTCGACAAGATCGCGGAGCTGGATCCCGAGGAGGGATTCACCATCTACCTCAAGGCCAAGCTGGCCGCCGAGGACGACCTGCGGGCGCGCGATCTCGACTGGACCGTGCTGCGCCCCGGCCACCTCACCGACGACGCCGGGACGGATCGCGTGCTGCTCGCGGACCACACCGGGAACGGCCGGGTCACCCGCGACGACGTGGCCGCCGTACTGGCCGGTCTGTGCGAGACCCCGGCCGCGATCGGCCGGACCCTCGAACTGATCGCCGGCGAGACCTCCGTCGCCGACGCACTGCGCGGGCTCTGA
- a CDS encoding MerR family transcriptional regulator — protein MLIGELSQRTGVNPRLLRYYEAQGLLTAGRGSNGYRRYADDSELTVRKIRILLDAGLTTEVIKHVLPCTREIRDNETVFDWCQSLRDLLDHELATLDGRLDSLQRTRNTLATYLEQT, from the coding sequence GTGCTGATCGGTGAGCTCTCGCAACGCACCGGTGTGAACCCGCGCCTGCTCCGGTACTACGAGGCGCAGGGCCTGCTCACCGCCGGCCGCGGCAGCAACGGCTACCGCCGGTACGCCGACGACTCCGAACTCACCGTCCGCAAGATCCGCATCCTGCTCGACGCCGGCCTGACCACCGAGGTGATCAAGCACGTCCTGCCCTGCACCCGCGAGATCCGCGACAACGAAACCGTCTTCGACTGGTGCCAGAGCCTGCGCGACCTCCTCGACCACGAGCTCGCCACCCTCGACGGCCGCCTCGACAGCCTGCAACGCACCCGCAACACCCTCGCCACCTACCTCGAACAGACCTAG
- a CDS encoding MerR family transcriptional regulator, whose protein sequence is MDEQLTVGRVAELAGVSVRTLHHYDEIGLVQPSARTAAGYRAYSAGDVERLREVLVYRRLGIGLREIADLVNDQATDPVAHLRRLHTLLLEQRDRAAALVTAIDTELKERAMGIRTTPEAQLKVFGAQLYETIGSAYPATRRTDPRIAASIWGALGDARTVLNVGAGAGSYEPPDRDVTAVEPSAVMRAQRPAGAARCVDASAESLPFEDQSFDAAMAVSTLHHWQDPIAGLRELRRVARRVVVFTFDASDPGWRHRFWLTRDYLPEVAGLTAGRPSVDQLARAIGARMEPVLIPWDCADGFFEAYWRRPEAYLDEPVRRAVSVWTRVGPEAEQRAVTSLRADLSSGRWAERNSELVALDAAELGLRLLVA, encoded by the coding sequence ATGGACGAACAACTGACGGTGGGACGCGTCGCCGAGTTGGCAGGAGTGAGCGTCCGCACGCTGCACCACTACGACGAGATCGGCCTGGTCCAGCCGTCGGCGCGGACCGCGGCCGGCTACCGCGCCTACTCGGCCGGCGACGTCGAGCGGTTGCGGGAGGTGCTCGTCTACCGCCGGCTGGGCATCGGGCTGCGCGAGATCGCGGATCTGGTGAACGACCAGGCCACGGACCCGGTCGCACACCTGCGCCGCCTGCACACGCTGCTGCTGGAACAGCGCGACCGGGCGGCCGCGCTGGTGACGGCCATCGACACCGAACTGAAGGAGCGGGCCATGGGGATCAGGACCACGCCGGAAGCACAACTCAAGGTTTTCGGTGCGCAGCTGTACGAGACCATCGGGTCCGCCTACCCGGCGACCCGGCGGACCGACCCGCGGATCGCCGCGAGCATCTGGGGCGCCCTCGGGGACGCTCGGACCGTCCTGAACGTCGGGGCCGGCGCCGGCTCGTACGAGCCACCCGACCGTGACGTGACCGCGGTCGAACCGTCGGCGGTGATGCGGGCACAGCGTCCGGCGGGCGCGGCGCGCTGTGTCGACGCCAGTGCGGAGAGCCTCCCGTTCGAGGACCAGTCCTTCGACGCCGCGATGGCGGTCAGCACCCTCCACCACTGGCAGGACCCGATCGCCGGGCTGCGCGAGCTGCGCCGGGTGGCTCGCCGCGTCGTGGTGTTCACGTTCGACGCCAGTGACCCGGGGTGGCGGCACCGGTTCTGGCTCACCCGCGACTACCTCCCGGAGGTCGCCGGGCTGACGGCCGGTCGCCCCTCGGTGGACCAGCTGGCCCGTGCGATCGGTGCCCGCATGGAGCCGGTGCTGATCCCGTGGGACTGCGCCGACGGCTTCTTCGAGGCGTACTGGCGCAGGCCCGAGGCCTACCTGGACGAGCCGGTACGCCGCGCCGTGTCGGTCTGGACGAGAGTCGGACCGGAGGCCGAGCAGCGGGCAGTGACCAGCCTCCGCGCGGACCTGTCGTCGGGCCGGTGGGCCGAACGCAACAGTGAACTGGTCGCCCTCGACGCGGCTGAGCTCGGGCTCCGGCTGCTGGTGGCCTAG
- a CDS encoding aminotransferase class IV family protein, translated as MTSYVVHRNGRPADDLAPLAFAGYAHFTALQVRGRQARGLDLHLDRLRTASLELYGNALPDELVRDQLRTAVEAGPEDVSLMATVFSRAGEFTGGGASLELLVRTGPPADGPAGPLALTTFEHERFLPRLKHVGEPAKTYALRQAIADGYDDAAFIDRRGRLTEGTIWNLAFWDGAEVVWPRAEILTGTTMGIVRRHLEVPQRTTEITLDTLRGKRAGSPPFAGAAVMNSWSPGIPVSRIGSVEFPGAPEFLDLLHQAYKAEPLTAF; from the coding sequence ATGACTTCGTACGTCGTCCACCGTAACGGCCGACCGGCCGACGATCTCGCGCCGCTCGCCTTCGCCGGGTACGCCCACTTCACCGCGCTGCAGGTTCGCGGCCGGCAGGCTCGCGGCCTCGACCTCCACCTGGACCGGCTCCGCACCGCCTCACTGGAGCTGTACGGGAACGCGCTCCCCGACGAGCTCGTCCGCGACCAGCTGCGGACGGCGGTCGAGGCCGGGCCGGAGGACGTGTCGCTGATGGCCACGGTCTTCTCCCGCGCCGGCGAGTTCACCGGTGGGGGCGCTTCCCTCGAACTGCTGGTTCGCACCGGCCCGCCGGCAGACGGTCCCGCGGGGCCGTTGGCGCTGACGACGTTCGAGCACGAGCGGTTTCTGCCGCGGCTGAAGCACGTGGGTGAGCCGGCGAAGACCTACGCGCTGCGCCAGGCGATCGCTGACGGGTACGACGATGCTGCCTTCATCGATCGGCGGGGGCGGTTGACGGAGGGCACGATCTGGAACCTGGCGTTCTGGGACGGCGCTGAGGTCGTGTGGCCTCGGGCCGAGATCCTGACCGGTACGACGATGGGGATCGTCCGCCGGCACTTGGAGGTGCCGCAGCGGACCACGGAGATCACGCTCGACACCCTTCGGGGCAAGCGGGCGGGCTCGCCGCCTTTCGCCGGTGCTGCGGTGATGAACTCCTGGTCCCCTGGGATTCCGGTCAGCCGGATCGGTTCGGTCGAGTTCCCCGGGGCGCCGGAGTTCCTCGACCTCCTGCATCAGGCCTACAAGGCCGAACCCCTCACGGCGTTCTGA